Proteins from a genomic interval of Salvelinus sp. IW2-2015 linkage group LG14, ASM291031v2, whole genome shotgun sequence:
- the ccl20b gene encoding C-C motif chemokine 20b: MISCRVCVLAALFSLLIITLIPTTQSADCCLKFTQRPVHCRSLKGYTFQDITSSCDLNAVIFQNRRNKFVCADPSIDWTKRVLRCLRKVRRKKSQLKKRV; the protein is encoded by the exons ATGATAAGCTGTAGAGTGTGTGTCCTGGCTGCgctgttctctctcctcatcatcaCCCTCATTCCCACCACACAATCGG cggACTGCTGTCTGAAGTTCACTCAGCGTCCGGTGCACTGCCGATCGCTGAAAGGCTACACCTTCCAGGACATTACTTCCTCGTGTGACCTCAACGCTGTCAT CTTCCAGAATCGAAGAAACAAGTTTGTGTGTGCTGACCCCTCTATAGACTGGACCAAGAGGGTACTACGTTGTCTGCG CAAGGTCAGGAGAAAGAAATCCCAACTGAAGAAAAGGGTCTGA